TTTTTTCCACCTGCTTGCAAATAATTTTGAGTATAATATTGCATTGCATCTAATGGATAAATTCCAGCTTTCGCTTTTTTTAAAACCATCTCATTGATATCAGTTGCATACAATCTACAACGATGATAAAGTCCCTCTTCCTGGAGTAAAATTGCCAGAGAATAAACTTCTTCACCACTAGAACATCCCGCATGCCAAACGCGAATGAAAGGATAAGTTCGTAAGATTGGTACAACTTTTTTCCGAAACATCAAAAAAAAGTTGGGGTCACGAAACATAGTCGTTACATTAACCGAGAGGCTACACAGAAATCTCTCCATACATTCGGGATCATGGAGAACTTTTTCTTGCAGTCCAGAAATACTGGTTAAACTTTCGGCTCGAATAATTTTCCAAATTCGTCGTTTGAGTGAGGCTAAGGCATAATTCCTAAAATCAAATCCGTAATAACGATGTATGCCTTCTAATAACAATTGAATTTCAATATCTTCAAGCTGCTCTCTAAGCATATATAGGAATCCGGTTTGCTTTGTTCTAGTTGAGCTAGGGAACGCTTAACAGTGAACAATTGATCACTGGTAACTGGTAACTGATAACTGATAACTGATAACAGTGTACCTAACTGAGTAAAAATTCTATAGGATTTACATCGAATATCTTTTCTTTAAAATCATTATTATGATGATATAAAAAGCACGATATATAAATAACTAAAAAAGTGTATCAAATCAACAGAATAGCAAATAACTATGCGCTTTAGATTTTGGTTCAGTGAGATTTCAAGACACAGTTAATAATTTGAAATTTAACACAAACAACTCAGGAGTCATAACCCAGAATGAGGGCATGAATTCTGTGGAATGCTCGATTGAGTAAAGGGGTTTAAGGTGCGTTTCCCCTGCGGTTTCAATCCCCATTTAATGGATTCTGACTCGTGTAGAGTGCAAAAGCGCAGCCCATTCTGACTTGGTGAATTCTTTTTTAATTTTTTATTTTATCCCGGAGTAAGCCTAAACTTAAAACGAACATACTCACCAATAAAGTTACGCCTTGAGGTTCAGGGACTGAAGTTGATTTGGTTCCTCTTGTCACTGCATATATTTTACTTGCTGAAGGGTCTCCTTCATAAAATGTAGAGAATATAAAGTCTCCCGTCACCGGATCAATAGTTGCTCCCATCACTCCAGTTAGAGATGTTGGCGAGTGAAAGCCAAGTCCGGTGATAAAATTTCGACGGCTGTTGGCGATCGCATCTCCATTTCCATCTATCGTATAAGCAGAAACGCTGCTGTTATCATATTCTTCAATTACCAGACTATCTTCAAAAAACCCAGGATTTCCTGCTTTTACGTAGAAAAAACCATCCAGTCCACCATCAAGCTGAACACTTCTGGTGGGCGTAGCAATATCATATGTACCTGAGCTATCTGGAGTGATAGTTGTGTCATAAAAGATATTACTCGTATAAGAAGTAATTTTAAGCCGACCAGCTCCAGCAAATCCTTCAGGGACAAAGTTTAATGCACCAGTGGAAGCAGCAAAGCCAAGAGTGTTTAGATCAATTTGTTTATTAGGACTACTGCTACCAGGCTTTATTTGACCAATGCTGTTGTCAGGATAGGAGGTATAGAACAACACATCAGCTTTGGGGCTATAAGCTAAACCAGCATCAATTCCTCCTGTGCTGATTCCGGGGGCTTGTGTCAAAAAGGATGGGATACCAAAACCAGTGATGTGGTTGTTACTCTCACGGCTGACTTCAACTGCATAAATTCCTGCATCCGGGGTATCAGCCAAACCGCTGATTAACAGCGTATTGGGTTCTCCTGGCTGAAATGTTATTCCACCATAAGCAGGTGGAATTTGTTCGATAGAACCAAGATCTGTTATTGAATAAAAATTAGAGAAATCTGACCCCAGTTTTGGTGTCACTGTTGCTTCCACCGCTTGACTTATTACTGCAAACGCAAGGAACACTCCTCCTGCAGCAGCCATGAAGAAATTTCTCATACACAGTTCTTTCTAAGTAGCAATACTTTATACTACTTTTTTTAACTAT
This portion of the Brasilonema sennae CENA114 genome encodes:
- a CDS encoding CheR family methyltransferase; its protein translation is MLREQLEDIEIQLLLEGIHRYYGFDFRNYALASLKRRIWKIIRAESLTSISGLQEKVLHDPECMERFLCSLSVNVTTMFRDPNFFLMFRKKVVPILRTYPFIRVWHAGCSSGEEVYSLAILLQEEGLYHRCRLYATDINEMVLKKAKAGIYPLDAMQYYTQNYLQAGGKKAFSEYYTSAYEHAIFSSYLKENIIFSQHNLVIDNSFNEFNIILCRNVLIYFNRFLQQRVFNLFHESLVQFGILGLGRQETMKFTPHEQDYEQLEGGEKFYRRIR